A region of the Alphaproteobacteria bacterium genome:
GACTTCGATATTCCGGTCATGCTGGCGGACTTCGTGACGGACGAGACCGGCACCGGATTCGTGCATATCGCCCCCGGTCATGGCGCGGACGATTATATCCTCGGCATGCGCTATGGGCTGGAAGTGCCACGCACGGTGGCCGAGGACGGCACGTATTTTCCGGAAGTCCCGCTGATGAGCGGGACGGCGATTCTGACGGATGACGGGAAGGACGGTAATGCAAACGGCGCCGTGATCCGGCTGCTGATCGAAGCCGGCGCCCTGCTGGCCAAGGGCTCGCTGCGCCACAGCTATCCGCATTCATGGCGGTCGAAGGCGCCGCTGATCTTCCGCAACACCACGCAGTGGTTTATTTCGATGGAAACGAACGGGTTGCGGGACAAGGCGCTGCAGGCGATCGAGGACACAAGATTCTATCCCGAAGGCGGCAAGAACCGGCTGCATTCGATGATCGCGCAGCGCCCGGACTGGTGCATCTCGCGCCAGCGCGCCTGGGGCGTGCCGATCCCGATCTTCGTCAACCGGGCGAGCGGCGAGCCGCTGCGCGATCAGGCCGTCATCGACCGGGTCGCCGCGGCGTTCGAGGAAGAAGGCGCCGATGCCTGGTTCTCCAGCCCGCCCGAGCGCTTCCTCGGCAATGACTACAATGCCGATGACTACGAACGGGTGACCGACGTCGTCGACGTCTGGTTCGATTCCGGATCGACCCACAGCTTCGTGCTGGAGGACCGGGATGACCTGCGCTGGCCGGCGTCGCTCTACCTCGAAGGCTCGGACCAGCATCGCGGCTGGTTCCATTCCTCGCTGCTGGAGGCCTGCGGCACGCGCGGCCGCGCGCCGTATGACGCGGTGCTGACGCATGGTTTCGTGATGGCCGAAGACGGCCGCAAGATGTCGAAATCGCTCGGCAACGTGGTAGTGCCGCAGGAGGTCAACGACAAGTTCGGGGCGGAAACGCTGCGGCTGTGGGTGGTTGCCTCCGATTATTCCGAAGACCTGAAAATCGGCCCCGAGATCATCAAGCGGCTGACCGATTCATACCGCCGCCTGCGCAATACCCTGCGCTGGCTGCTGGGAAATCTGCGGGCCTATGACCCGGCGCACCGGGTTGCGGTCGCCGATATGCCGGAACTGGAACGCTGGGTGCTGCACCGGTTGCGGGAACTCGATACGCTGGTGCGGCAATGCGCCTCGGAATACGATTTCCACCGGATTTTTCGCGAGCTGCATGATTTCTGCGCCGTCGACCTGTCCGCCTTCTACTTCGATATCCGCAAGGATTCCCTGTATTGCGACCGGCCGGACGATCCGACCCGGTTGGCCACGCTGACGGTGCTGGACGAGGTGTTCAACTGCCTGACGGCCTGGTTCGCGCCAATCCTGTGCTTCACGGCGGAAGAAGCATGGCTGGCCCGGACCGGCGACACGCCGGATAACAGTGTCCATCTGCGGCAATTCCCGGACATTCCCGACGACTGGCGCGACGATGCGCTGGCGGCGAAATGGGCGGTGATCCGCCAGGTCCGCCGGGCCGTGACGGGGGCGCTGGAAATCGAGCGGGCGGAAAAGCGCATCGGTTCCAGCCTGCAGGCGACGCCGACCGTCTATACCGGCGCGGCGGAAGTCGCGGCGTTCAGCGGCGTCGATGCGGCCGAAATCGCGATCACCTCGGCGCTGCATATTGTCGAGGGCGCGCCGCCGGCGCACGCTTTCAGCCTGCCGGATATTCCTGGTATCGGCGTCGTTGTCGCGCCGGCGGATGGCGTAAAATGCGAACGCTGCTGGCAGGTGCGGATCGACGTCGGCGCCGACCCGGAAATGCCGGAAGTCTGCGGCCGGTGCGCGGATGCGGTGCGGGTGTTGCGGGCGGCGGCGGAATAGGCGGTTCCCGAATGATCCGTCTCGGGCTCGGCCTGGCGGCGCTGGTCGCCATTCTCGACCAGTCGTCGAAATGGCTGATCCTGACACAGGTGATGTCGCCGCCGCGCGTCGTGGAAATTACAGGGTTCTTTAATCTTGTGCTGGTCGGCAATCGGGGCATCAGTTTCGGGTTGTTGAGCAATGATTCTCCCTGGGCGCAGCCGGTACTGGCGGTGCTGGCATTCGGTATTTCGATCGTGCTGCTCATCTGGCTGCGGCGTGCGGAAACGCGCTTCCTTGGCGCCGCCATCGGTCTGGTGCTGGGCGGCGCCATCGGCAATGCGGTCGACCGGCTGGTGCATGGCGCTGTGGTCGATTTTCTGGATTTCCACGCGATGGGTTATCACTGGCCAGCCTTCAACGTTGCCGATTCAGCGATTTGCGTGGGGGTATTTCTTATTCTTCTGGACGGGTTGTTTGCGGGTAAAAGTAAAACCAGGTAATATGCCCACGGCATTTTACGGTAGAACAGGGTTCGGACCGATGCGAAAAACAGTCCCCATATCCATGATGACGATTTTGACCGCGGGGGTCCTGCTGTCCGGTTGCGGCGGCGCCCAGGGTGGCAACATCCTCGGATTCGAAAAGAACGCCCCGGATGAATTCGCGGTCGTAAAACGGGCGCCG
Encoded here:
- the ileS gene encoding isoleucine--tRNA ligase; translated protein: MSADYKDTVFLPKTDFPMKAGLPQREPELLARWESMDLWGKLRAQSKGREPFVLHDGPPYANGHLHIGHALNKILKDVINRFEQMRGKDANYVPGWDCHGLPIEWKIEEGYREKGLDKDEVPIAEFRKECRDFAAHWIEIQRAEFKRLGVLGDWENPYTTMAYGAEAQIAREIGKFLMNGGLFKGSKPVMWSIVERTALAEAEVEYMDHRSPTIWVRFPVVSAKTPLLDGADIVIWTTTPWTIPGNRGVACHEKFDYVVIEVTETADDSLARPGDRLVLASALLAETAEKAKITSHRELGRVKGAAIEGSLCAHPWRGQGYDFDIPVMLADFVTDETGTGFVHIAPGHGADDYILGMRYGLEVPRTVAEDGTYFPEVPLMSGTAILTDDGKDGNANGAVIRLLIEAGALLAKGSLRHSYPHSWRSKAPLIFRNTTQWFISMETNGLRDKALQAIEDTRFYPEGGKNRLHSMIAQRPDWCISRQRAWGVPIPIFVNRASGEPLRDQAVIDRVAAAFEEEGADAWFSSPPERFLGNDYNADDYERVTDVVDVWFDSGSTHSFVLEDRDDLRWPASLYLEGSDQHRGWFHSSLLEACGTRGRAPYDAVLTHGFVMAEDGRKMSKSLGNVVVPQEVNDKFGAETLRLWVVASDYSEDLKIGPEIIKRLTDSYRRLRNTLRWLLGNLRAYDPAHRVAVADMPELERWVLHRLRELDTLVRQCASEYDFHRIFRELHDFCAVDLSAFYFDIRKDSLYCDRPDDPTRLATLTVLDEVFNCLTAWFAPILCFTAEEAWLARTGDTPDNSVHLRQFPDIPDDWRDDALAAKWAVIRQVRRAVTGALEIERAEKRIGSSLQATPTVYTGAAEVAAFSGVDAAEIAITSALHIVEGAPPAHAFSLPDIPGIGVVVAPADGVKCERCWQVRIDVGADPEMPEVCGRCADAVRVLRAAAE
- the lspA gene encoding signal peptidase II — translated: MIRLGLGLAALVAILDQSSKWLILTQVMSPPRVVEITGFFNLVLVGNRGISFGLLSNDSPWAQPVLAVLAFGISIVLLIWLRRAETRFLGAAIGLVLGGAIGNAVDRLVHGAVVDFLDFHAMGYHWPAFNVADSAICVGVFLILLDGLFAGKSKTR